The Paraburkholderia acidisoli genome contains a region encoding:
- a CDS encoding DUF1439 domain-containing protein, translating to MIRTATRVSRRAFLLAACAAAGSAMSLGACATGIFPFIPDHYTFSQQQVQEAVQRKFPYHRSMQQIFDVSLANPVVTLLPDRNRVAVRLDVHLESPLAQEPVNGAFTMSSELAYDAQSRAVVLRSPSVDSVDMAGNAAAYAQQVNAVAALVATQLLNNYPVYTFKPEQLQFAGVNYEPGTITILTNGIRVQIVEK from the coding sequence ATGATCCGTACCGCAACGCGCGTGTCCCGTCGCGCCTTCCTGCTTGCCGCGTGCGCCGCGGCGGGCTCGGCGATGTCGCTCGGCGCGTGTGCGACGGGGATTTTCCCGTTCATTCCCGACCACTACACGTTCTCGCAGCAGCAGGTGCAGGAAGCGGTGCAGCGCAAGTTTCCGTATCACCGCTCGATGCAGCAGATCTTCGACGTTTCGCTCGCGAATCCGGTCGTGACGCTCTTGCCCGATCGCAACCGCGTGGCCGTGCGGCTCGACGTGCATCTGGAAAGTCCGCTCGCGCAGGAGCCCGTGAACGGCGCGTTCACGATGTCGAGCGAACTCGCCTACGACGCGCAGAGCCGCGCCGTCGTGCTGCGCTCGCCGTCCGTCGATAGCGTCGATATGGCGGGCAACGCGGCCGCCTACGCGCAGCAGGTCAATGCGGTGGCCGCGCTGGTCGCGACGCAGTTGCTCAACAACTATCCCGTCTATACGTTCAAGCCCGAACAGCTGCAATTTGCCGGCGTGAATTACGAACCCGGTACAATCACCATCCTTACAAACGGCATACGCGTGCAGATCGTCGAAAAATAG
- a CDS encoding YkgJ family cysteine cluster protein — translation MTSVVLTDVSAHACRPGCGACCIAPSISSPIPGMPEGKPAGVRCVQLGDDLRCRIFGSPLRPACCSGLQPQAEMCGESRDEALAWIARLESETQPAR, via the coding sequence GTGACTTCCGTTGTTCTTACCGATGTGTCCGCGCACGCCTGCCGTCCCGGCTGTGGCGCGTGCTGCATCGCGCCTTCCATTTCGAGCCCGATTCCGGGCATGCCCGAGGGGAAGCCGGCCGGCGTGCGCTGCGTGCAGCTCGGCGACGATCTGCGTTGCCGGATTTTCGGCTCGCCGCTGCGGCCTGCCTGCTGTTCGGGCCTGCAGCCGCAAGCGGAAATGTGCGGCGAGTCGCGCGACGAGGCGCTCGCCTGGATCGCGCGTCTCGAAAGCGAGACGCAGCCGGCACGCTGA
- the hemN gene encoding oxygen-independent coproporphyrinogen III oxidase: MSDADLLFRPDLLAKYGANGPRYTSYPTALQFRDDFDLAHYARAAADPGASDTDLSLYFHIPFCDTVCFYCGCNKIATKNRARAKPYLAQMIRELDRQAALFDTKRPVSQLHWGGGTPTFLSLDEMSTLMTATRERFALRPDDEAEYSIEIDPREASAQTVAHLRSLGFNRLSLGVQDFDPVVQQAINRVQPLELTVDVMNAARANGFESISVDLIYGLPHQSVKSFRRTLDTMLLLAPDRISVFGYAHMPHLFKMQRQMDEATLPTPATRLALLQLVVEQLTDAGYVYIGMDHFALPTDELARAQARRTLHRNFQGYSTRADCDLIGFGASSIGKVGDVYAQNAKDLPGYGAAIDAGRLAIARGVRLTADDRLRRDIITELMCNLELRYDEFEAAYGVRFAATFSDELERLAGFERDGLVARGANRLEVLPAGRMFVRNIAMVFDRYLGAQRPDRFSRTI; this comes from the coding sequence ATGAGCGACGCCGACCTGCTCTTCCGTCCCGACCTGCTCGCCAAATATGGCGCCAACGGCCCGCGCTACACGTCCTACCCCACGGCGCTGCAGTTCCGCGACGACTTCGATCTCGCCCACTACGCGCGCGCCGCCGCCGATCCCGGCGCGAGCGACACCGACCTCTCGCTCTACTTCCACATTCCGTTCTGCGACACGGTCTGCTTTTATTGCGGCTGCAACAAGATCGCGACAAAAAACCGCGCCCGCGCGAAGCCGTATCTCGCGCAGATGATTCGCGAGCTGGACCGCCAGGCCGCGCTGTTCGACACGAAGCGCCCGGTTTCGCAGCTGCATTGGGGCGGCGGCACGCCCACGTTCCTCTCGCTCGACGAGATGAGCACGCTGATGACCGCGACGCGCGAACGCTTCGCGCTGCGCCCCGACGACGAAGCGGAGTATTCGATCGAGATCGACCCGCGCGAGGCGTCGGCGCAGACCGTCGCACATCTGCGCTCGCTCGGCTTCAACCGGCTGAGCCTCGGCGTGCAGGACTTCGACCCGGTCGTGCAGCAGGCGATCAACCGCGTGCAGCCGCTCGAACTCACGGTGGACGTGATGAACGCCGCGCGCGCGAACGGCTTCGAATCGATCAGCGTCGATCTGATCTACGGCCTGCCGCATCAGAGCGTGAAAAGTTTCCGCCGTACGCTCGACACGATGCTGCTGCTCGCACCCGATCGCATTTCCGTGTTCGGCTACGCGCACATGCCGCATCTCTTCAAGATGCAGCGCCAGATGGACGAAGCCACGCTGCCCACCCCGGCCACGCGCCTCGCGCTGCTGCAACTCGTGGTCGAACAGCTGACCGACGCCGGTTACGTCTACATCGGCATGGATCACTTCGCGCTGCCCACCGACGAACTCGCGCGCGCGCAGGCGAGGCGCACGCTGCATCGTAATTTCCAGGGCTACAGCACGCGCGCCGACTGCGATCTGATCGGCTTCGGCGCGTCTTCCATCGGCAAGGTCGGCGACGTGTACGCGCAGAACGCGAAAGACCTGCCCGGCTACGGCGCGGCGATCGACGCCGGGCGCCTCGCGATCGCGCGCGGTGTGCGCCTTACCGCCGACGACCGTCTGCGCCGCGACATCATCACCGAACTCATGTGCAATCTCGAACTGCGATACGACGAGTTCGAAGCCGCCTACGGCGTGCGTTTCGCGGCCACGTTCAGCGACGAACTCGAACGCCTCGCCGGTTTCGAGCGCGACGGCCTGGTGGCGCGCGGTGCGAACCGGCTCGAGGTGCTGCCGGCCGGACGCATGTTCGTGCGCAATATCGCGATGGTGTTCGACCGCTACCTGGGCGCGCAGCGGCCCGACCGGTTTTCGCGGACGATCTGA